In the Syntrophus aciditrophicus SB genome, CCCGCGGTGATGACCAGCATGAACAGCAGGGGAGCGCCCGCTATGGACATGATGGGCCCTTTGATCAGGGGGCCGAACCAGGCGGAGATTCCGGAAACACCGAAGATGGGGGGCAGAGCCACGGCGATGCCGAAGAAGCAGACCACGTCCCAGTTGATGCCGGAGCTGATTTCCGGACCTGCGATAATGCGGAACATGACGAAGAGGAACAGGGCGAACAGGGCTGTAGCCGCAGTGGGAATTCCGTGCTGCTTTTCCGTGAAGAACATCAACAGCGAACCGACAAGGATCAAAAGGGAAATGATTTCATCCTTGGACATGGGGCCCAGTTTCTTGTATTCCTCCTTGAAGACGTCGGAGCTGATGGCGATGGCTTCTTTCGGCCTGGCCAGAATGTAAGCCAGGGCAACATACACAAAAGTCACCACAAACCAGGGCAGGGCCAGAATCTTGAACCAGTCGTCAAAATTACAGAGGTGCTTGATCTCTGGAGGAAAGAATCCCTGCATGATCGGTCCGGAGAGAGATCCGGTCAACCATCCGGTCCCAGGGAAGAGAGCCATTCCCCAGGCCAGCAGACAGATATAGGCCGAACCCTTGGAACGGTACTCCAGTTTACAGGCTTCCACAATCCCGATGGCAATCGGAACAACAATAGCCACACGGACGGTGATGGAAGGTGTCAGGGCTGAAAGGGCCACGCCGATCACGAGCCAGCTGATCGCCAGGCCGAGCCAGGTTGCCGGAAAAGTCTTCAGAACCATATAGGCGATGCGCTTGCCCAAACCCGTTTTCTGCAGAACGAAACCAAAATAGAGTGCGGGGATCAGAACCCAGACGGCTGATGAAGTGAAGCCGCCCATGACGACCCCATAGATTTGCGGCGGCGCCTTGAAGGGGACTTTGCCCGGAAACACCAGACCTGCTTTGTAGGCAAAAAATAGTGCCAGGGTAAGACCAAGGATGATGGAAGTACCAGACATGAAAGGCAGGTTACCGGGACGGAAGATCCACATCCCCAGACCCGCGATAACGGTGCCCATGACGTAATGTCCCAGAGGCGACAACCCGGGGGCAAACGGCTGCACCAGAGCGATCAGGATACCAAGCACAGCAATTGCTATCACTCCTAACATCTTGCGATCAATCATTACACCCTCCTCCTTTTTAAACAGACAAATGAATTTTAATATGACAATATCAAACTCTTATTCATCACCTCCTTGTTATTTGATTTATACAAAATAAAATATGAAATCAGGTCCTTTTATCCAGAATAAAACGTCCGATGCTATTATGTAACTATATTATATTTACTTATTAAGCTCCAGTCCTTTTTTTCAGTCGCCGGAATCATGTCAATGCAGGTTCCAGGGAGCCGTCCTGTACAGCTATTTCAGTCATATCAGACATTTACTGATACCAGAAAAGAGAACTCGACTGATGATGCCGATGAATATCCAACAGGACAAATGCGCCCGGAATATGACCCTTAAGCCATCCTTCGATGTCCTTCAGGCACTTCATGCTGCCCGTCACACAACCGGGGCCGCTTCCATCTTTGCCCGGTTGACGAGGTATTTCCCCTTCCGGGGCCAGATATTCGATCTTCCACAGGGATTCAAGCAGCTCGAAGCTCACGATCACATCCGCGCTGCCCAGGGGAATCAGTGTGGAACAGGGAGGAAGCGCCGCAAGGGTGCAACACCCGATGTCTCCATTAACGGTGAGATCGAGCTTTTTCAGCACCTGGAACACCCACCCATGAGGGCATCCCCTGCATAATCCCGGAGGTCTTGGCGGGCTGGAAACGATGCAGGCTCG is a window encoding:
- a CDS encoding SLC13 family permease codes for the protein MIDRKMLGVIAIAVLGILIALVQPFAPGLSPLGHYVMGTVIAGLGMWIFRPGNLPFMSGTSIILGLTLALFFAYKAGLVFPGKVPFKAPPQIYGVVMGGFTSSAVWVLIPALYFGFVLQKTGLGKRIAYMVLKTFPATWLGLAISWLVIGVALSALTPSITVRVAIVVPIAIGIVEACKLEYRSKGSAYICLLAWGMALFPGTGWLTGSLSGPIMQGFFPPEIKHLCNFDDWFKILALPWFVVTFVYVALAYILARPKEAIAISSDVFKEEYKKLGPMSKDEIISLLILVGSLLMFFTEKQHGIPTAATALFALFLFVMFRIIAGPEISSGINWDVVCFFGIAVALPPIFGVSGISAWFGPLIKGPIMSIAGAPLLFMLVITAGLMLIRFIDVPWGFTTAALTIIMLIPLFNDFGYHPLAVTMAYLIAVNFFLLSYQQPFILMGEGMIQGKGWAPAHVFKFGLIYIVAAFISLLVAVPYWKMIGVIR